TTTACCGAGGCATCAACGTTCCCGTACCTGCGTCCTTTTATTCTCATGCCGTGGGGCCCATCCATGCCGGCGTCATTGAACCGGGACATTTTCGTTTCATAGTAGAAGGAGAAGAGATTCGTAATTTGGACATCCGCCTAGGATTCCAATACAGAGGACTTCTGGAGAAAATGAAGGGTTTAAACAAAGACTCGATCGCTCCGTATGCGGAAGCGATCTCCGGAGATTCCAGTATAGCTTATGCGATCGCTTTCAGTAAGGCCTTCGAGGAGGCTCACGATATCCAAGTCCCGGAAGAAGTGAATTTTGCAAGAACGGTTCTACTAGAGGTCGAAAGGATTGCGATCCATATCGGAGATTTGGGAGCAATCGCGGGTGACGTAGGATATTATCCTCTCCAAGGAATTTGCTCCATGCAAAGGGGAGTCCCCCTAGGAGTCATGGAAGCCTTGACCGGAAACCGGTTCGGAAGAGGCGCTCTTTCCGCAGGAAAGGTACGCTTAAGAAAGGATCTTTCCGAATCTTTCCTTTCCGAACTGACAAAAAGAATCTCCGACGTTACAGAAGAAATCGCAGGTCACTTCGAAAGAGCCGCCGCGAAATCCACGAACAGAGAGAGACTGCAGATCTGCGGAGTCATCACTCATAAGCAGATCAGGGATCTTGGATTCGTGGGAATGGTGGAAAAATGCGCGGGGATCTCCAGGGATCTCAGACAACACGATTCGACTTATTCTCTGGCGGGAGAAAATATCAATTTAACCTTGGATTCCGGACAGATGAAAGGGGACGCTTGGTCCAGATTCTATCTAAGATACGAGGAATTGAAGAATAGCGGCAAGTGGCTGACCAGGGCAATTCCTCTTCTGAAGAATTTCACATCCTCCTACGAAGCATTCCAAAAATCGAAAGTAGGCAAGGCCAAGCCGGGGGTTTACCACGGAGCGGTCGAAGGCTGGAGAGGTCCAGTGCTCGCAGCTTTCCAACTCAAATCCTCGGGAGAAATCGCGGAAGCCTATGTCAGAGATCCTTCCGTATTGAATTGGCATGCCCTGGAATTAGCGGTCCGCGGCGAAAACATTGGGGATTTCCCTTTAAACAATAAATCTTTCAATCTTAGTTATGTAGGGGTGGATCTATGAAACAACTCCAAGAACTCTGGAATATTCTTAGTCCCGCAAAGAATCTTAATTTCGAGAAGCTATCGGTCTCAAATCCGAATGCGCGGGGAATCCCCATCCCGAATCCGAAAAAAGGGAGCTTCCATCTGGACAAGTCCGTAGAGAAAATCTGCCCGACGGGAGGACTCAAGGTCACCTCCAATAAGGAAGTCACTTTCGATTACGGTGCATGTTTGCAATGCGGTCATTGTGTGGAAGCGGCCCCCGACCAACTGGAAAATTCCGGTTTCATTCACGTGTATTCCGTAGATAGGGAAGCATTAAAAGTTCGTTATATAGACGGAGTGCCCCAAGGCTACGAGGAGAATATCTCGGAAGAAGTCGAGCAATTCCGCAAGATCACCAAGAATACTGGATTTCAATTCCGAGAAGTCGCAGCCAGCGGGAACAACGCGACGGAGGCGGAGATCAATGCCAGCTTTAACGCAGTTTTCGATAGCGAAGCAAGCATGGTAAGAGTGGTCGCCTCTCCCAAACACGCGGATGCCGTAGTTTACGCGGGCCCAGTCGGTCCTAATATGGAAATCCCTCTTCAAGTAGCCTGGGATACGATGCCCGGTCCGAAGGCTTTAATCGCGGCGGGAACGGAAGCGGTTTCCGGAGGTTTATTCCAGAGAGGAAGACTTCCGAAAGAACCGGATCTGTTCATAGGAGGAGATCCTCCTAGACCGGATGTGCTTATAAGCGCATTTCGTTATTTGATGGGAAGAAGAAAGTTCTCCTTCAGGGAAGAACTTTCCAAATTCATTGCCGAGCGAAGATCTAAACCTTAAATCTCCCACCCTAAAGTTTTACGCAGAGGTGATCATTTCCCCTGCGTAAAACGCTTCTTTCGTCTTCAAACCGATCCCGGAAAATTTATCCTCTCCGTTTATATCCGAAATCACGTCGGTAGGATAAGAAATACTCGGGTCCAATTTCGTATGGATCGGATAAAATCTTTTTTGATCCAGATAAGAATATGAAGTCAAGATCACGACTTCCTCTTGGTTTCGAAAGACCGCTTCCAAATTCCGAACCATGGTATTCACTCTAGAGGAAACGTTTTCGTTAAAATCTTCCCAGCTTCTGATCTCACCGGAAATCTCCACATTCAAATGAACGATAATAGGGTAGGGCTTAGGATCATTCTGTCTATTCTTCTCCAAAACCTTTTTGGCAACGAGTAGCGCGTCGATATCGTCCCCTCTCCCGGTCTTTACCAGAACCGCTTTATTTCTTTGTAATAATTCGAAGCCTTCTCCGTAGCAGATCAGTTCTTCCGCATGGTCCAAATGTTTCCAACGTTCTTCGGCAGGTAACTTGGAAAGTTTACGCTTTTGGTTCAGTGTATAGGCGACATTCCATATAATCTGATATAATAAACCAGGAAGAAGCGTAGCAGGCAGATCCTTGATTCCCGAAAGTTTCCCGTAAACTGCGTGAAATAGATCCGGTTGTATCAATTTTTGGGAATCGATTTCTCCTGAGGAGATGATAGCGGAAATCTCACGAATCAAAAAGGACTTCAGGGAAAGGGAAGTCTGGAAATCCGCATAAAAATACGGAATCTTTCCGGCAAATAATTCTTCCGGAGTCTTAAATCCCACATTTTTGGAAATCGCAGGATCCTTAATTTTATATTTTAAAAAAGCGGAATGGAATATCTCGGAAGGTTCGTTAAAGCCGAAATTTGCCACTATTTCCTGGGAATCTATAACGGTTCCGTCATCGAACTCCAGAGTCTCGGACATCAGATCCGTATTCGTGATCCCTTCTATCACATAAAGTTGTTCTTTAGAAAAGACTTTTCTAACCGCTTCCGCCTGTTCCCTGATGGCGGCGCGAGCTGCCTCCTCGTTCCCCCCGTGAGCCGCACAACCTAATCCAGGAATATCCGATCTATGCATATATGCGATAAATAATGCGGGCATCCCCGGAGTGTTGCATAACGCGTCATTCACCACCCGGTCAATACGGTTCCAGAACCAAAAATTGTTTAAATTTGTGGATACTATATTTCCGTCCGTTCTACCGAAACGAATCGTTGTGACGGGATAACCTTTGAGCTTACTTCCATGCACTCGTCCGTCGATACACTTGGTGACCAATACTTTAGGAGTTCTTAAACTAAATTCCCGGATCACATGTTTCATTCTTTGGATCGTTTCCGATTGCTCTATGTTTTCTTTCAAATATTGATTTATGTATTCGTTCGCCTGCTTCAAAGTCCCTTCTCCCTCTTGGCGTTCCCCAAGAGCTTGACTCTATTTTCCAGGTCCAGGTTGGTTAAGATACCAAATTCCTTCTTCTAATAGAATCGCTCTAATATGCCAATATGAGACAGAATTACGTAAATAACTTCCATTCCGTCAATATCTCCCTAAGCCTTTCTCGAACCAATTTACGGATTATGCACAGAGCCGGAAGGGGGAATTTTCCCCTGATCTTTTCTTGAAAAACCGTGGAGAAAAAATACAAAAGTGATTTGACGGGTTGTGAGACTTAATTAATATGGTTTTTACGCCTGAAGGAGAGCTTCTCGGGAGAGAGTGGCCTTTGGGGATCTTTAACAGATCTTTGAAAACATATAGAGTAGCGTGACCCGCGAGATTTTTTACCTAAGAATCTCGCATTAGCTGGTCGTGACAGATCAGATTAACCCGAAAAAGAATAATGAACAATTCCAGCGAATTTGTAGCGATACAGATTTGTGTTCCGGAGTCCCGATCGGAGTGAGATTCGATTGGGGATTTATAGCCAACAAGCAAACCGCTCTTATTTAATATTGCCAGCAATGGTGATATCAACACGGAGAGTTTGATCCTGGCTCAGAACTAACGCTGGCGGCGCGTCTTAAACATGCAAGTCGAGCGGAGTAGCAATACTTAGCGGCGAACGGGTGAGTAACACGTGGGTAATCTTCCTCCGAATCTGGGATAACTTTCCGAAAGGAAAGCTAATACCGGATAGTTCTATTGGATCACAGGATTTGATAGATAAAGGTTTACTGTTCGGAGATGAGCCCGCGGCCGATTAGCTAGTTGGTGAGGTAATGGCTCACCAAGGCGACGATCGGTAGCCGGCCTGAGAGGGTGTCCGGCCACAATGGAACTGAGACACGGTCCATACTCCTACGGGAGGCAGCAGTTAAGAATCTTGCTCAATGGGGGCAACCCTGAAGCAGCGACGCCGCGTGAACGAAGAAGGTCTTCGGATTGTAAAGTTCAGTAAGCAGGGAAAAATAAGCA
This sequence is a window from Leptospira wolffii serovar Khorat str. Khorat-H2. Protein-coding genes within it:
- a CDS encoding NADH ubiquinone oxidoreductase 20 Kd subunit, with product MKQLQELWNILSPAKNLNFEKLSVSNPNARGIPIPNPKKGSFHLDKSVEKICPTGGLKVTSNKEVTFDYGACLQCGHCVEAAPDQLENSGFIHVYSVDREALKVRYIDGVPQGYEENISEEVEQFRKITKNTGFQFREVAASGNNATEAEINASFNAVFDSEASMVRVVASPKHADAVVYAGPVGPNMEIPLQVAWDTMPGPKALIAAGTEAVSGGLFQRGRLPKEPDLFIGGDPPRPDVLISAFRYLMGRRKFSFREELSKFIAERRSKP